The following are encoded in a window of Fusarium falciforme chromosome 11, complete sequence genomic DNA:
- a CDS encoding Fn3-like domain-containing protein, with amino-acid sequence MWSSGLLCLIVQAIGASARSEYPSPEVLPSPPGSGKGIWKNAYASARDFVALLTLEEKVNITGGVTADNVCAGNTGTVPRLGWPGMCLHDAGNGVRATDLVNSYPSALHVGASWDKNLTYQRGYYMGKEFKAKGVNVLLGPNVGPLGRTPLGGRNWEGFSVDPYLTGQLSSESIIGHQDAGVIANVKHFIANEQETFRRPYFGIEAVSSNIDDKTLHEYYLWPFVDSVRAGVASVMCSYNRINSTYGCENSKLMNGILKSELSFDGFVLLDWNARHSLSSANAGLDMVMPLRGNWGENLTEAVHNGTISEERITDMATRILAAWYLTGQDLHFPPPGIGMKNLSLPHEQVDARVPESKPILLEGAIAGHVLVKNEDNALPFRENPKMISVFGYDATVPETKNTDILFELGYTSSPEMGQAVLGKEEHFDQAARGGTIVSGGRAAANSPPYISDPLSAIQQRAAKDGGWVNWDLSSFNPDVNGASDVCLVFTNAMATEGWDRDGLHDDFSDGLILNVASKCANTIVVIHAAGIRLVDQWIEHPNITATIIAHLPGQDSGESLVKLLYGEAGFSGKLPYTIAKNESDYTPYAPCGLEPGSKDPQCDFTEGVYLDYRSFDAREITPRFEFGFGLSYTEFEYSSLKISIKDTASTEDLWQAIATVKATITNVGPVCGEEVAQLYVAIPNSPPKQLRGFEKLAIEKGSSAEVQFELTRRDFSVWDVVKQEWTLQTGNYTIFVGASSRSLPLEESFNL; translated from the exons ATGTGGTCTTCGGGGCTTTTGTGTCTGATTGTGCAGGCGATTGGCGCCTCTGCTCGCTCAGAGTATCCCTCGCCGGAAGTGTTACCGTCAC CCCCCGGCTCTGGCAAGGGCATCTGGAAGAATGCATACGCGAGCGCTAGAGACTTTGTGGCGCTGCTGACTTTGGAGGAAAAGGTCAACATCACAGGGGGTGTCACGGCTGACAATGTCTGCGCCGGGAATACCGGGACAGTGCCTCGTCTTGGATGGCCAGGAATGTGTTTGCATGATGCAGGGAACGGTGTCAGGGCTACTGACCTTGTGAATTCTTATCCTTCGGCTTTGCATGTTGGTGCTAGCTGGGATAAGAACTTGACGTACCAAAGGGGTTATTACATGGGCAAAGAATTCAAGGCGAAAGGAG TAAACGTCTTACTTGGCCCCAATGTTGGTCCCCTTGGAAGGACACCTCTGGGAGGCCGCAACTGGGAAGGCTTCTCTGTTGATCCGTATCTCACGGGTCAGTTGAGTTCCGAGTCCATCATCGGCCACCAAGATGCCGGAGTCATTGCCAACGTCAAG CACTTTATCGCCAACGAACAAGAGACTTTCCGACGCCCTTACTTCGGAATCGAGGCTGTTTCCTCCAACATCGATGACAAGACTCTCCATGAGTACTACCTCTGGCCCTTTGTCGATAGCGTCAGAGCTGGTGTTGCTTCGGTCATGTGCTCGTACAACCGCATCAACAGTACATACGGATGCGAGAACAGCAAGCTCATGAATGGCATTCTCAAGTCCGAGCTGTCGTTTGATGGCTTTGTGCTTCTTGACTGGAACGCTCGACACAGCCTCTCAAGTGCCAATGCTGGTCTCGACATGGTGATGCCTTTGAGAGGAAACTGGGGAGAGAACCTCACAGAGGCTGTTCACAATGGCACCATCAGCGAGGAACGCATCACGGATATGGCCACTAG AATCCTTGCAGCGTGGTACCTCACTGGCCAGGATCTCCATTTCCCTCCTCCTGGTATCGGAATGAAGAACCTCAGTCTCCCGCACGAACAAGTTGATGCACGTGTCCCCGAGTCGAAGCCGATCCTCTTGGAGGGCGCCATCGCTGGCCACGTCCTGGTCAAGAACGAAGACAACGCGCTCCCTTTCCGCGAAAACCCCAAGATGATTTCTGTTTTCGGATACGATGCCACCGTCCCCGAGACAAAGAACACGGATATTCTCTTCGAGCTTGGATATACGTCGTCGCCTGAAATGGGTCAGGCTGTCCTTGGTAAGGAGGAGCATTTCGACCAGGCGGCTAGAGGAGGAACTATTGTCTCAGGAGGACGTGCTGCTGCCAACTCGCCGCCATACATCAGCGAT CCCCTCAGCGCCATTCAGCAGAGAGCAGCCAAGGACGGCGGCTGGGTCAACTGGGATCTTTCATCCTTCAACCCTGATGTCAACGGTGCTTCTGATGTTTGCTTGGTCTTTACTAACGCCATGGCCACAGAAGGCTGGGATCGTGATGGTCTTCACGATGACTTTAGCGACGGTTTGATCTTGAACGTGGCATCCAAGTGCGCCAACACCATCGTTGTCATCCATGCTGCTGGCATCCGTCTTGTCGATCAATGGATCGAGCATCCTAACATCACCGCGACTATCATTGCCCACCTTCCCGGCCAGGACAGCGGAGAGTCCCTGGTTAAACTTCTCTACGGTGAAGCTGGTTTCTCGGGAAAGCTGCCCTACACCATTGCCAAGAACGAGAGCGATTACACGCCGTATGCTCCTTGTGGTCTGGAGCCAGGTAGCAAAGACCCGCAGTGCGATTTTACTGAGGGTGTTTACCTCGACTACCGTTCGTTCGATGCTCGAGAGATTACTCCGCGATTCGAGTTCGGATTTGGCCTCAGCTACACCGAGTTCGAGTATTCCTCTCTCAAGATTAGCATCAAGGATACTGCCTCGACCGAGGATCTGTGGCAGGCGATTGCCACAGTCAaggccaccatcaccaacgtcGGCCCGGTCTGTGGCGAGGAGGTGGCCCAGCTCTATGTAGCCATCCCTAATAGCCCACCCAAACAGTTACGTGGCTTTGAGAAGCTGGCTATCGAGAAGGGATCATCAGCTGAGGTCCAGTTTGAGCTGACTCGA